A genomic window from Lactobacillus sp. ESL0677 includes:
- a CDS encoding AraC family transcriptional regulator gives MTNKLINYLRTKNHQRSWDDVFAEIKDNGKIAHKVRMVDGEPVYQFYDTYSDDLILNSSAITISVQPVGSFIPFHIHDYVEIMIPLVEDCEIVLEHTKIKVKQEDIIFMGNQTIHQVKPISKKGIVVNIALKTSAFSLNELNFLQAKESGSAISNLLFSLLSDEEYGEGRYSLFEINHNQKIVDLVYDIIGEYYFPEIQSDQIIKLEILTLFSRLIRQVNYSDIKIKSNQHQKNNLLSLLLYIERNYKDITLTKMAANFGFNPNYLSDYLQKHTGKTFINLVHLQRVNVAARYLSYTNASIAKISNKVGYENPSYFYKIFKKYFGMSPAEYRLNTRSSGVSRY, from the coding sequence TTGACTAATAAGCTAATTAATTATTTACGTACAAAAAATCATCAGCGAAGCTGGGATGATGTTTTCGCAGAAATTAAAGATAACGGGAAAATAGCTCATAAAGTACGAATGGTTGATGGTGAGCCAGTATATCAATTTTATGATACGTATTCGGATGATTTGATTTTGAATAGTAGTGCAATTACTATTTCTGTCCAACCAGTTGGATCATTTATTCCTTTTCATATCCATGATTATGTGGAAATTATGATTCCACTAGTTGAAGATTGTGAGATTGTTTTAGAGCATACTAAGATTAAAGTGAAGCAAGAGGACATTATTTTTATGGGTAATCAGACAATTCATCAGGTTAAACCGATTAGCAAGAAGGGAATTGTTGTAAATATAGCTTTAAAAACCTCGGCCTTTTCTTTAAATGAATTGAATTTTTTGCAGGCAAAAGAGAGTGGCTCAGCAATTTCTAACCTGCTGTTTTCTTTATTATCAGATGAAGAATATGGGGAAGGGCGTTACAGCTTATTTGAAATAAATCATAATCAAAAGATAGTTGATCTAGTTTATGACATTATCGGCGAATACTATTTTCCAGAGATTCAATCAGATCAAATTATTAAATTAGAAATATTGACGTTGTTTTCTCGCCTAATTCGACAAGTCAATTACTCTGACATTAAGATAAAAAGCAATCAGCACCAAAAGAACAACCTTCTTTCATTGCTGCTATATATTGAAAGAAATTATAAAGACATTACTCTTACCAAGATGGCAGCTAATTTTGGTTTTAATCCCAATTACTTGTCTGATTATTTGCAAAAGCATACTGGTAAAACCTTTATCAACCTAGTTCATTTGCAACGAGTGAATGTAGCAGCGAGGTATTTAAGTTATACGAATGCGTCTATTGCAAAAATTTCTAATAAAGTCGGTTATGAAAATCCATCATACTTTTATAAAATTTTCAAAAAATACTTTGGAATGTCACCGGCTGAGTATCGATTAAATACTAGATCAAGCGGTGTTTCTCGATATTAA
- a CDS encoding glycoside hydrolase family 3 N-terminal domain-containing protein, with translation MTDLTKKPYNLTTEQIDFVQKKVASMTIDAKIGQLFFVIGQDEDTTNLKDFINKYQPGGIMYRPDKAQKLQHEIETIQKESEIPLFISANLEAGGNGLISEGTWFARPMQAAATNDPQSAYNLGDVSGYEAKQVGGNMSFSPIVDLDENFRNPIMNTRTFGSNEDTVTKMADAEINGLKNNNIIPVAKHFPGDGVDERDQHLLSSINSLSAEDWMESYGQIYHHLIENGLPSIMIAHIMQPAWERKLKPGIEDKDLRPATTSKLLINGLLRKVLKFNGLTITDATPMIGYNVIMPRSKALPTTINSGIDMILFNKNIDEDYQFIKDAVNDGTLSVERIDEAVTRIIATKVAQKVMDTNCKLLEPAPAKFDLKLAEHEKLAAEVARKSVTLVKDRDKILPITPQKYPRLRLVVLGDTDDGGFKEGGQVTAKFKKKLEALGFQVSVFDRQNLDFYEVFEGGLQDEKDKFDLALYIANVETASNQTTTRIDWIHLMAADAPWFMRSIPTVFVSMCNPYHLFDIPMVSTYINAYTGNDVTIDAVLRKLMGKEEFLGHSPVDPFCSRFETRL, from the coding sequence ATGACAGATTTAACTAAAAAGCCTTACAACTTAACCACTGAGCAAATTGACTTTGTTCAAAAGAAAGTTGCAAGCATGACAATAGATGCTAAGATAGGTCAGTTATTTTTCGTAATTGGGCAAGATGAAGATACAACTAATCTAAAAGACTTCATCAATAAATATCAACCAGGTGGAATTATGTATCGACCTGATAAAGCCCAAAAATTACAACATGAAATTGAAACTATCCAAAAAGAAAGCGAAATTCCACTATTTATTTCTGCTAACCTTGAAGCTGGTGGCAATGGCCTAATCAGCGAGGGTACTTGGTTTGCTCGGCCAATGCAGGCAGCTGCAACCAATGACCCGCAATCAGCTTACAATCTTGGCGATGTTTCTGGATATGAAGCCAAACAAGTTGGCGGAAACATGTCATTTTCACCAATTGTTGACCTTGATGAAAATTTTCGTAATCCCATTATGAATACACGTACCTTTGGCAGTAATGAAGATACTGTTACCAAAATGGCTGATGCAGAAATTAACGGCTTGAAAAACAATAACATTATTCCTGTTGCTAAGCACTTCCCTGGAGATGGTGTTGATGAACGCGATCAGCACTTACTCAGTTCAATTAATTCTTTATCTGCTGAAGATTGGATGGAATCTTATGGTCAAATTTATCATCATTTGATCGAAAATGGCCTGCCAAGTATCATGATTGCTCACATTATGCAGCCTGCTTGGGAACGAAAATTAAAACCAGGAATTGAAGACAAGGATTTACGACCTGCCACTACTTCTAAATTGCTGATTAATGGGTTATTACGTAAAGTTTTAAAATTTAATGGTTTAACAATTACTGATGCAACACCAATGATTGGTTACAATGTCATCATGCCGCGTTCTAAAGCTCTGCCAACAACAATTAATTCCGGAATTGATATGATTTTATTTAATAAAAACATTGATGAAGATTATCAGTTTATCAAAGATGCAGTAAATGATGGCACTCTTTCAGTAGAGCGAATAGATGAAGCAGTCACACGAATAATCGCCACCAAAGTTGCTCAAAAAGTAATGGATACCAACTGCAAATTACTCGAACCAGCGCCAGCTAAGTTTGATTTGAAATTAGCTGAACATGAAAAGCTTGCTGCTGAAGTTGCCAGAAAATCTGTAACTTTAGTTAAAGATCGAGACAAAATTCTACCTATCACTCCTCAAAAATATCCACGCTTACGCCTTGTTGTCTTAGGCGACACTGATGATGGTGGCTTTAAAGAAGGCGGCCAAGTTACTGCTAAGTTCAAGAAGAAATTAGAAGCACTTGGCTTTCAAGTTTCAGTATTTGATCGTCAAAATTTAGACTTTTATGAAGTGTTTGAAGGCGGTCTGCAAGATGAAAAGGACAAGTTCGACCTTGCCTTATACATTGCAAATGTAGAAACAGCTAGCAATCAAACCACAACCAGAATTGATTGGATTCACCTAATGGCGGCTGATGCACCTTGGTTTATGCGCAGCATACCAACTGTCTTTGTATCAATGTGCAATCCATATCACCTGTTCGATATTCCAATGGTTTCCACTTATATCAATGCTTATACCGGAAATGATGTAACCATTGATGCAGTTCTGCGAAAATTAATGGGTAAAGAAGAATTCTTGGGTCACAGTCCCGTCGATCCATTCTGTAGTCGCTTTGAAACCAGACTATAA
- a CDS encoding PTS sugar transporter subunit IIB: MAKKTIMLCCAAGMSTSLLVTKMQKAAQEQNKDVAIFAAPASEADSKMSEKNIDCILLGPQVRYMEDDFKKKIEGKNVGLAVIDMQAYGMMDGAKVLAQAYQLMENR; the protein is encoded by the coding sequence ATGGCTAAAAAAACAATTATGTTGTGCTGTGCTGCTGGAATGAGTACTAGTTTGTTAGTAACAAAAATGCAAAAAGCAGCTCAAGAGCAAAATAAGGATGTTGCAATTTTCGCTGCTCCAGCATCTGAAGCTGATAGTAAAATGTCTGAAAAGAATATTGATTGTATTTTACTTGGACCTCAGGTTCGATATATGGAAGATGACTTTAAGAAAAAAATAGAAGGAAAAAATGTTGGATTAGCTGTAATTGATATGCAAGCATATGGAATGATGGATGGTGCAAAAGTTTTAGCTCAAGCATATCAATTAATGGAAAATAGATGA
- a CDS encoding glycoside hydrolase family 2 TIM barrel-domain containing protein, whose product MQNNDLVDEEKVVTGIRQLTLDPVNGLAVNGNSVKLRSAAIHHDSGLLGSMTLQKNSYRQIYLLKKAGFNAIRMAHQPAAPALLRACDELGMYILDETFDMWNRSKSDYDYSLDFSSDWHNDVAAMVKKDFNHPSVILYSIGNEIPEIATDQGLKICEQINSVIENLDDTRYTLAAINGMYTVGTDLLKIIANVTYKQEKKKLSNQNVNEFMTYMDKYLDQIVTDPAISKQIKKVAAQIDIVGYNYMGARYKKDSDSYPNRIMVGSETYPPEIARNWDNVLKLPQVIGDFTWTGWDYLGEAGVGVPSYHFGDGGLGGKISNSNF is encoded by the coding sequence TTGCAAAATAATGATTTGGTTGATGAAGAAAAAGTAGTTACAGGTATCAGACAATTAACTTTAGATCCTGTTAATGGACTTGCAGTTAATGGAAACTCAGTTAAGTTAAGAAGTGCTGCAATTCATCATGACAGTGGCTTACTAGGTTCTATGACATTACAAAAAAATTCTTACCGTCAAATATATTTGCTGAAAAAGGCCGGCTTTAATGCTATTAGAATGGCTCATCAACCGGCTGCACCAGCACTTCTTCGTGCTTGTGATGAATTAGGAATGTATATTTTGGATGAAACTTTTGACATGTGGAATCGAAGTAAATCCGATTATGATTATAGCCTTGATTTTTCTTCTGATTGGCATAATGACGTAGCAGCAATGGTTAAAAAGGACTTTAATCATCCCAGCGTTATTTTGTATTCTATTGGTAATGAAATTCCAGAGATTGCCACTGATCAAGGGCTGAAAATTTGTGAACAAATCAATAGCGTAATTGAGAATCTTGACGATACCAGATATACTCTTGCTGCCATTAATGGTATGTACACTGTCGGAACTGATTTGCTGAAAATCATTGCCAATGTTACATATAAGCAAGAAAAAAAGAAGTTAAGTAATCAAAACGTAAATGAATTTATGACGTACATGGATAAGTATCTTGATCAAATAGTCACTGATCCAGCTATTTCAAAACAAATTAAAAAGGTAGCTGCTCAAATTGATATAGTTGGTTATAACTATATGGGAGCAAGATATAAAAAAGATAGTGATTCTTATCCTAATCGAATTATGGTAGGCAGTGAAACTTATCCACCTGAAATTGCTCGTAATTGGGATAACGTCTTGAAGTTACCACAGGTAATTGGTGACTTTACTTGGACTGGTTGGGATTATTTAGGTGAAGCAGGTGTTGGTGTTCCTA
- a CDS encoding sugar-binding domain-containing protein: protein MKKENWNKDWYFWEDKNSFSLVWTTPDNAQKVTLPHDAMMAGKRNKNSSNGGNTGYYDGGTFVYTKDLFVTQNQINQNFILNFEGVYKDAQVFVNGQLAGQNHYGYSNFYVYLNDYLNFDEHNEIRVVTKSGAEPNSRWYSGAGIYRDVYLLTGDSTYICSDNIFVKTRSITNSLATLQAEVTINNTGYKNEFCLQTIVYDDENKIVTKEESQVVLFANEKRNLRQQLYINQSKL from the coding sequence ATGAAAAAAGAAAATTGGAATAAAGATTGGTATTTTTGGGAAGATAAAAACTCGTTTTCATTAGTTTGGACAACTCCAGATAACGCGCAAAAAGTTACGCTACCACATGATGCAATGATGGCGGGTAAACGAAATAAAAATAGTAGTAATGGTGGAAATACAGGCTATTATGATGGCGGAACTTTTGTTTATACGAAGGACTTATTTGTTACACAAAATCAAATTAATCAAAATTTTATTTTGAATTTTGAGGGAGTATATAAAGATGCTCAAGTTTTTGTTAATGGTCAGTTAGCAGGTCAAAATCATTATGGCTACTCAAATTTTTACGTTTATTTAAATGATTATTTAAACTTTGATGAGCATAATGAAATACGTGTCGTGACAAAATCAGGTGCAGAACCTAACAGCCGTTGGTATTCTGGAGCCGGTATTTATCGGGACGTTTATTTATTAACTGGTGATAGTACTTATATTTGTTCTGATAATATTTTTGTCAAAACAAGATCAATTACGAATTCACTTGCTACTTTGCAAGCTGAAGTAACGATTAATAATACGGGATATAAGAATGAATTTTGTTTACAAACAATTGTCTATGATGACGAAAACAAAATAGTTACCAAGGAAGAGTCTCAGGTAGTTCTGTTTGCCAATGAAAAACGAAATTTAAGACAACAATTGTATATTAATCAATCTAAATTATAG
- a CDS encoding alpha/beta hydrolase, whose protein sequence is MQIEKFNLDKNNPDVTLTAYLLDDSPEMLKGTPRPALIICPGGGYFSCSDREAEPVAMYFANQGYHTFVLRYTTYSKGSLAMPDLSKPLPEKKESQYPRQIRELGQSMLLIRKNAEKWHVDSRRIGVCGFSAGGHVAALYSTVFNEPVLTDYLGATAKELRPAVTILGYAITDYHLLDQDVKAKKDSPMDYAFMKASNVAFLGQEFPDEETEREVSPVDHVDSDTPPFFIWTTATDPLVTPINSLNLAKVLAEHKIPYEIHIFGEGGHGLSLGTQAVAEAKSQINPKVGQWTTLCTKWLEKYFAPDLPEKSDFEKIQEKIK, encoded by the coding sequence ATGCAAATTGAAAAATTTAATTTAGATAAAAATAATCCTGACGTTACTTTAACAGCATATTTATTAGATGATTCACCTGAAATGCTCAAAGGAACACCACGACCAGCATTAATTATTTGTCCAGGAGGAGGATATTTTAGTTGTTCTGATCGTGAAGCAGAACCTGTTGCAATGTATTTTGCTAATCAGGGCTACCATACTTTTGTACTTAGATATACCACCTATTCTAAAGGTAGCTTAGCTATGCCGGATTTATCTAAGCCATTACCAGAAAAGAAAGAATCACAATATCCGAGACAAATCCGGGAATTAGGACAGTCAATGCTGTTGATAAGAAAGAATGCTGAAAAATGGCATGTTGATTCAAGAAGGATCGGAGTATGTGGTTTTTCAGCAGGCGGCCATGTTGCAGCATTGTACTCAACTGTATTTAATGAGCCAGTTTTGACTGATTACTTGGGAGCTACTGCAAAAGAATTACGTCCAGCAGTTACAATTTTAGGCTATGCAATTACTGATTATCATTTATTGGATCAGGATGTAAAGGCTAAAAAAGATTCACCAATGGATTATGCATTTATGAAAGCTTCAAATGTTGCCTTTTTGGGTCAAGAATTTCCTGATGAGGAAACAGAACGAGAAGTGAGTCCTGTTGATCACGTTGATAGTGATACACCTCCGTTCTTTATCTGGACGACTGCTACTGACCCTTTGGTTACACCAATTAATTCTTTAAACTTAGCAAAAGTATTAGCAGAACATAAGATTCCTTATGAAATTCATATTTTTGGTGAAGGTGGTCATGGCTTAAGTTTAGGTACTCAAGCGGTTGCCGAAGCAAAATCACAAATAAATCCGAAAGTTGGTCAATGGACAACTTTATGTACTAAATGGTTAGAAAAGTATTTTGCACCTGATTTACCTGAAAAAAGTGATTTTGAAAAAATACAAGAAAAAATCAAGTAA
- a CDS encoding glycoside hydrolase family 1 protein, producing the protein MQYQLKDDFPSNFLWGASTSAFQVEGAANEDGKGLTVADLRSQKSKYLDTSVSVDHYHHVEEDVDLMAKLGLKSYRFSISWARIFPNGNDAQPNQKGIDFYNKLINLLIKNKIEPIVTLFHFDFPESLVEQYGGWASRKAIDDYYHYVKTVFELFGDRVKYWLTINEQSLLANVPSMNGITADNVHDLRQKGENSNYNMFLAQARVYSLCHKMFPNSKIGPAVSYMTNFPYDHTSANTLKSKSMEDMISFIDMDVAIRGELPSYYLRYLKDSGLTLDIHEEDANILKEGRANYLGLNWYSTSVFKLSNDQNPKMLDGVISNVEKITDTRLMNSEWDFSYDPVGLRLALQVVNDRFPGIPIVITECGWPEHEELENGKIHDQKRIKYLNGHIFELREAIKDGVNVISFNPWSFMDLLSVNDGVDKRYGLVFVDRDNYSEKQLKRYPKDSYYFYQKVIKENAKNVTKREINGEF; encoded by the coding sequence ATGCAATATCAATTAAAAGATGATTTTCCTTCAAATTTTTTATGGGGTGCAAGCACTTCTGCTTTTCAAGTAGAAGGAGCAGCTAATGAAGATGGTAAAGGATTAACAGTTGCTGATTTGCGTTCGCAAAAAAGCAAGTATCTTGATACCTCAGTTTCAGTTGATCATTATCATCATGTTGAAGAAGATGTTGACCTAATGGCAAAGTTGGGCTTAAAAAGTTATCGCTTTTCAATTTCATGGGCTCGCATTTTTCCTAATGGAAATGATGCTCAACCTAACCAAAAGGGAATTGACTTTTATAATAAATTAATAAATCTGCTAATAAAAAATAAAATAGAACCGATTGTTACACTTTTCCATTTTGATTTTCCAGAATCTTTAGTTGAGCAATATGGCGGTTGGGCAAGTAGAAAAGCTATAGATGATTATTATCACTACGTAAAAACCGTTTTTGAATTATTTGGAGATCGTGTAAAGTATTGGTTAACAATTAACGAACAGTCACTGCTTGCAAACGTTCCTTCAATGAATGGAATAACAGCCGATAATGTACATGATTTAAGACAAAAGGGTGAAAATTCTAACTATAATATGTTTTTAGCACAAGCTAGAGTATATTCTCTTTGTCACAAAATGTTTCCAAATTCTAAAATTGGACCGGCAGTTTCTTACATGACGAACTTTCCATATGATCATACTTCAGCTAATACTTTGAAGAGTAAATCAATGGAAGATATGATCTCATTTATAGACATGGATGTTGCTATCCGTGGTGAATTACCATCTTACTATTTGCGTTACTTGAAAGACAGTGGTTTAACATTAGATATTCATGAAGAAGACGCAAATATTTTAAAAGAGGGTAGAGCAAATTATTTGGGATTAAATTGGTACTCTACTTCTGTATTTAAGCTAAGCAATGATCAAAACCCTAAAATGCTTGATGGTGTAATATCTAATGTTGAGAAAATTACTGATACGCGTTTAATGAATTCTGAATGGGATTTTTCTTATGATCCAGTTGGGCTTAGGTTAGCATTACAAGTAGTTAATGATCGTTTTCCGGGTATTCCAATTGTCATTACTGAATGTGGTTGGCCTGAGCATGAAGAGCTAGAAAATGGTAAGATTCACGATCAAAAAAGAATTAAATACCTAAATGGTCATATTTTTGAATTGCGCGAGGCCATAAAAGATGGTGTTAATGTAATATCATTCAATCCATGGTCTTTTATGGATTTGTTAAGTGTTAATGATGGTGTAGATAAAAGATATGGCTTAGTTTTTGTTGATCGTGATAATTATTCTGAAAAGCAGTTAAAACGATATCCTAAAGATAGTTACTATTTTTATCAAAAAGTAATAAAAGAAAATGCTAAAAATGTCACCAAAAGAGAGATTAATGGAGAATTTTAA
- a CDS encoding PTS transporter subunit EIIC, whose translation MKNFQTWLEKTLVPFSNKLGQNKVLQSISSGMVMTLPVTIGASIFSIFASFPIKPVADWFNKIGVTPSMTAIVNGTMNILAVFIAFTIAYNYAQKCNENGVTAGLFSLASFFVLAPQIIPGKKPINAFQMSYMGSEGIIVAIILSILIGVFYVKLSHNKKLVIKMPDSVPSMVSSSIEPLLIGIIIFITVFIVRVIFDYSSFGNVFDFVNKLITTPLLHVGGSPITLILIMALSNLLFTFGIHPAAIQSVIIPLVISMMVGSAPAFQAGKTIPYLSNLVVFAFTNNDAAGATLSLVLIGLLWGKSKRYKKFFKVSALPNLFNINEPIIFGMPIVLNPIMFIPFILSSFVSSGVALLAVKIGFITSYNPSLGMGMPWTMPKIIADTMIMGWQGAVIWLINFGLMMIIYLPFFKVADKQALDEENSKEE comes from the coding sequence ATGAAAAATTTCCAAACATGGCTAGAAAAAACTTTAGTCCCGTTTTCAAATAAATTAGGACAAAATAAAGTCCTGCAGAGTATCTCATCTGGTATGGTAATGACTCTGCCAGTAACAATTGGTGCATCAATATTTTCGATTTTTGCAAGTTTTCCAATAAAACCGGTTGCTGATTGGTTTAATAAAATTGGTGTTACACCATCTATGACGGCAATCGTTAATGGAACAATGAATATTTTAGCCGTTTTCATTGCTTTTACAATTGCATATAATTATGCTCAAAAGTGTAACGAAAATGGTGTGACCGCTGGATTATTCAGTTTAGCAAGTTTCTTTGTCTTGGCTCCTCAGATTATACCTGGTAAAAAGCCAATCAATGCTTTTCAAATGTCTTATATGGGCAGTGAAGGAATTATTGTGGCAATTATTTTATCGATTTTAATTGGTGTTTTTTATGTTAAATTAAGCCATAACAAAAAATTGGTTATTAAAATGCCTGATTCAGTTCCTAGCATGGTAAGTTCATCAATTGAGCCTTTATTGATTGGTATTATTATTTTTATTACCGTATTTATTGTTAGAGTAATTTTTGACTATTCTTCTTTCGGTAATGTATTTGATTTTGTAAATAAATTGATTACAACACCGTTATTACATGTTGGCGGTTCCCCAATAACTTTAATCTTAATTATGGCTTTATCGAATTTACTGTTTACATTTGGTATTCACCCAGCAGCAATTCAATCTGTGATTATTCCGTTGGTTATTTCAATGATGGTAGGTAGTGCACCAGCCTTTCAAGCTGGTAAAACTATTCCATACCTAAGCAACTTAGTTGTTTTTGCCTTTACAAATAATGATGCTGCTGGTGCTACATTAAGTTTAGTATTGATTGGTTTGCTCTGGGGTAAATCAAAACGCTATAAGAAATTCTTTAAAGTTTCTGCTTTACCGAATTTATTTAATATCAATGAACCGATAATCTTTGGTATGCCAATTGTTTTAAATCCAATTATGTTTATTCCATTCATTCTTTCATCTTTTGTATCTAGCGGTGTTGCATTATTAGCAGTTAAGATAGGTTTTATTACAAGTTATAACCCAAGTTTAGGAATGGGTATGCCTTGGACAATGCCTAAAATTATTGCAGATACAATGATTATGGGTTGGCAAGGTGCAGTCATTTGGCTGATTAACTTTGGCTTAATGATGATTATTTATTTACCATTCTTTAAAGTTGCTGACAAACAAGCCCTTGATGAAGAAAATAGTAAGGAAGAATAA